A genomic region of Brevibacillus sp. JNUCC-41 contains the following coding sequences:
- the citZ gene encoding citrate synthase, which produces MTATKGLEGVVATTSSVSSIIDDTLTYVGYDIDDLASNATFEEVIYLLWHGALPNKSQLEELTQQLAENAEIPAEVVNHFKTYPIDKVHPMGALRTAVSLLGLYDEEADVMSEDANYRKAIRIQAKIPTLVTTFARIRQGKEAVAPRTDLSFAANFLYMLSGNEPTAIEEEAFNKALVLHADHELNASTFTARVCVATLSDIYSGVTSAIGALKGPLHGGANEQVMKMLTEIGSVENVEPYINEKLANKEKIMGFGHRVYRKGDPRAKHLKEMSQKLTELTGQPQYYDMSIKIHEIVTGQKNLPPNVDFYSASVYHSLGIEHDLFTPIFAVSRASGWIAHILEQYSNNRLIRPRAEYVGPGMQKYVPIENR; this is translated from the coding sequence ATGACAGCAACAAAAGGTCTTGAAGGTGTGGTAGCTACAACTTCATCAGTAAGCTCCATCATCGATGACACATTAACGTATGTAGGTTATGACATCGATGATTTAGCTTCTAACGCAACATTCGAGGAAGTAATCTATCTTTTATGGCACGGAGCTCTTCCGAACAAAAGCCAATTAGAAGAATTAACTCAACAACTTGCTGAAAATGCTGAAATTCCAGCTGAAGTGGTTAATCACTTCAAAACATACCCAATCGATAAAGTACATCCAATGGGAGCTCTTCGCACTGCAGTATCTCTTCTGGGTCTTTATGATGAAGAAGCAGATGTAATGAGTGAAGATGCTAACTATCGTAAAGCAATCCGCATCCAAGCAAAAATCCCTACATTGGTAACAACTTTCGCTCGCATCCGTCAAGGGAAAGAAGCTGTTGCTCCACGTACAGATTTAAGCTTTGCTGCTAACTTCTTATATATGTTAAGCGGTAACGAACCAACGGCAATCGAAGAAGAAGCATTCAACAAAGCATTGGTTCTTCATGCTGACCATGAATTAAACGCTTCTACATTCACTGCACGTGTTTGTGTGGCTACATTATCTGATATCTATTCTGGCGTAACTTCTGCCATCGGCGCTTTAAAAGGCCCTCTTCACGGCGGAGCTAACGAACAAGTCATGAAAATGCTTACAGAAATTGGTTCAGTTGAAAACGTTGAGCCATATATCAACGAAAAATTAGCCAATAAAGAAAAAATCATGGGCTTTGGCCATCGTGTATACCGTAAAGGTGACCCTCGTGCTAAGCACCTTAAAGAAATGTCACAAAAACTGACTGAACTTACTGGACAACCGCAATATTATGATATGTCCATCAAAATTCATGAAATCGTAACCGGTCAAAAAAATCTTCCGCCGAACGTGGATTTCTATTCTGCTTCCGTATACCACAGTTTAGGTATCGAGCATGACCTATTTACACCAATCTTTGCTGTAAGCCGTGCTTCAGGCTGGATCGCTCACATCCTTGAGCAATATTCAAACAACCGCCTTATCCGTCCGCGTGCAGAGTATGTTGGGCCAGGTATGCAAAAATACGTACCGATTGAAAACCGCTAA
- a CDS encoding DUF441 domain-containing protein, with product MINGPVVFLILLAAIGWFGKNTSLIMAAGFLLSMKLIGLDAKVFPYLEAKGINLGVTIITISVLIPIANGAIGFKELGDAIKSPYAWIALASGIAVALIAKNGITLLSHDPHITTALVFGTILAVALFKGVAVGPLIGAGIAYLCMQIFNFFK from the coding sequence ATGATCAACGGTCCTGTCGTATTTTTAATTCTGCTTGCTGCAATCGGTTGGTTTGGGAAAAACACCTCACTCATCATGGCTGCGGGTTTTCTTTTAAGCATGAAACTGATCGGCCTTGACGCTAAAGTGTTTCCATACCTCGAAGCCAAAGGAATCAACCTGGGCGTTACGATCATTACGATTTCGGTACTAATACCCATAGCAAACGGGGCGATAGGTTTCAAGGAACTCGGAGACGCAATAAAATCTCCTTATGCCTGGATTGCGCTTGCATCTGGAATAGCGGTTGCACTCATAGCGAAAAATGGGATTACGCTTTTATCACATGATCCGCACATTACCACAGCTCTTGTTTTTGGGACGATTCTTGCAGTCGCTTTATTCAAAGGGGTGGCTGTCGGTCCATTAATCGGGGCGGGAATTGCTTATTTATGCATGCAGATCTTCAATTTTTTTAAATGA
- the ytvI gene encoding sporulation integral membrane protein YtvI has protein sequence MNPVYMYRFIRSLLVIGGIILGGIALFYLSKYTYPFIIAMIIAFLMNPLVTFFEKKGRLPRGLAVFVSLLLIFLLFAGLITLLVTEIISGTNYLAGVIPKHIETIVDYIETYIASTVIPFYNQIAAMFNNLDTEQQDTVLKNIQNIGESITTGVSGFIQAFLKNIPTIIGWFPTTATALLFTLLGTFFISKDWDTFNRMTGKVLPDKIFAGAKRLFRDLKRALFGFIRAQFTLVSLTTVTILIGFLILGVNYSITIALICGLVDIIPYLGTGTVFIPWIIFEFIAGNTSLAIGLSVLYIIVVVQRQLIEPKVLSSSIGLDPLATLIALFIGFKLIGFLGLIAGPVVLVIFNTLQRANVFKAIWIFIIGDTKKTT, from the coding sequence TTGAATCCGGTTTATATGTATCGTTTCATTCGCTCTTTACTGGTCATCGGAGGGATAATTTTAGGCGGAATTGCCTTGTTTTATTTATCTAAATATACATATCCATTCATCATTGCCATGATAATCGCTTTCTTGATGAATCCCCTGGTCACTTTCTTCGAAAAGAAAGGAAGGCTGCCACGGGGGTTGGCTGTATTCGTTTCCCTTTTACTCATTTTCCTTTTATTTGCGGGCCTCATCACATTACTGGTCACCGAGATCATTTCAGGGACCAATTACCTGGCCGGTGTCATCCCGAAACATATTGAAACCATCGTGGATTATATAGAAACATACATCGCGTCCACCGTCATCCCTTTTTATAATCAAATAGCAGCCATGTTCAATAATTTGGATACCGAACAGCAGGACACAGTCCTCAAGAATATCCAAAATATCGGTGAATCCATCACTACCGGAGTAAGCGGCTTCATTCAAGCTTTCTTGAAGAACATCCCCACAATCATCGGATGGTTTCCAACTACAGCAACGGCACTCCTTTTTACCCTGCTGGGCACTTTCTTCATCAGCAAAGATTGGGATACCTTTAACCGCATGACCGGAAAGGTATTGCCTGATAAGATTTTTGCGGGTGCCAAGCGTTTATTCAGGGACTTAAAACGGGCTTTGTTCGGGTTTATCCGTGCACAATTCACACTTGTTTCATTGACGACCGTCACGATTTTAATCGGATTTCTCATTTTGGGGGTGAATTATTCAATTACCATTGCCCTGATATGCGGACTGGTCGACATCATCCCCTATTTAGGGACAGGTACGGTTTTCATTCCTTGGATCATCTTTGAATTCATTGCCGGGAATACAAGTCTTGCAATCGGTTTGTCCGTTCTTTACATAATCGTCGTTGTCCAGCGTCAGTTAATAGAGCCAAAAGTACTTTCTTCCAGTATTGGTTTGGATCCGCTTGCCACTCTCATCGCCTTGTTCATCGGCTTCAAATTGATCGGTTTCCTAGGTCTGATCGCAGGACCTGTCGTACTTGTCATATTCAATACACTCCAGCGTGCCAATGTCTTCAAGGCCATATGGATCTTCATTATCGGCGATACGAAGAAAACGACTTAA
- the aceA gene encoding isocitrate lyase → MMNERAQKLQQSWENDSRWTGVKRPYTAEEVIKLRGSIDIEQTLARRGSEKLWNLLNTEDFINALGALTGNQAMQQVKAGLKAIYLSGWQVAADANIAGQMYPDQSLYPANSVPQVVKRINQTLQRADQISFAEGKDDIDWFAPIVADAEAGFGGSLNVFELMKGMIEAGAAGVHFEDQLSSEKKCGHLGGKVLLPTQTAVRNLVSARLAADVMGTPTILIARTDADAADLITDDIDPVDAPFITGERTPEGFYRTNAGLDQAIARGLAYAPYADLIWCETSEPNLADARRFAEAIHAEFPGKLLAYNCSPSFNWKAKLSDEEIANYQVELGKLGYKFQFVTLAGFHSLNHSMFNLALGYKDRGMAAYSELQQAEFASEPDGYTATRHQREVGTGYFDEVAQVVSGGTSSTTALAGSTETEQFETSK, encoded by the coding sequence ATGATGAATGAGAGAGCGCAAAAATTACAACAAAGCTGGGAAAATGACTCACGGTGGACTGGTGTTAAGCGTCCTTATACGGCCGAAGAAGTTATTAAACTAAGAGGTTCCATCGATATTGAACAGACATTGGCACGCCGTGGTTCTGAAAAACTATGGAATCTATTGAATACGGAAGATTTCATCAATGCATTAGGGGCGTTGACTGGTAACCAAGCCATGCAGCAGGTGAAAGCTGGTTTAAAAGCAATTTACTTAAGCGGTTGGCAAGTGGCGGCAGATGCTAACATCGCAGGGCAAATGTACCCTGACCAAAGTTTATATCCAGCCAACTCCGTGCCGCAAGTAGTTAAACGCATTAATCAGACACTTCAGCGTGCAGACCAAATCAGCTTTGCTGAAGGAAAAGATGATATCGATTGGTTCGCTCCAATCGTGGCGGATGCTGAAGCAGGCTTTGGCGGTTCCCTTAACGTCTTCGAATTAATGAAAGGCATGATCGAAGCTGGAGCGGCAGGCGTTCATTTTGAAGACCAGCTTTCTTCCGAGAAAAAATGCGGTCACCTAGGCGGTAAAGTGCTTCTCCCAACACAAACGGCAGTACGTAATTTAGTTTCCGCCCGATTGGCAGCCGACGTAATGGGTACACCGACTATCTTGATTGCCCGTACCGATGCTGATGCTGCAGATTTGATCACCGATGATATCGATCCGGTCGATGCACCATTCATCACTGGCGAAAGGACTCCAGAAGGATTCTATCGCACGAATGCAGGTCTTGACCAAGCAATTGCAAGAGGCCTGGCTTATGCGCCGTATGCCGACCTTATCTGGTGTGAGACTTCTGAACCTAATCTAGCGGATGCTCGCCGCTTTGCCGAAGCAATCCATGCAGAGTTCCCGGGCAAACTGCTAGCATACAATTGTTCCCCATCATTTAACTGGAAAGCGAAATTAAGTGATGAAGAGATTGCAAATTATCAGGTGGAATTGGGTAAATTGGGTTATAAATTCCAATTCGTTACTCTTGCAGGCTTCCACTCATTGAATCATAGCATGTTCAACCTTGCTCTTGGCTATAAAGACCGCGGCATGGCTGCATACTCAGAACTTCAACAAGCGGAGTTCGCTAGTGAGCCAGACGGCTATACGGCAACACGTCATCAGCGTGAAGTGGGAACTGGTTACTTTGATGAAGTGGCACAAGTCGTTTCTGGTGGAACATCATCCACAACAGCGCTTGCAGGTTCTACTGAAACAGAACAATTCGAGACGTCAAAATAA
- the aceB gene encoding malate synthase A, translated as MITEAKGLQITGYIKPGYEQILTKEALQFIERIERHFSGRRKELLERRKSVQKELNQGKLPDFLEETKHIRESDWTIAPLPNDLQDRRVEITGPVDRKMIINAMNSGANVFMADFEDANSPTWENCIDGQLNLRDAIRGTISFKNPNGKVYELNERTAVLKVRPRGWHLEEKHVLLDGQPISASIFDFGLYFYHNAKALVEKQSGPYFYLPKMESHLEARLWNDIFVYAQNDLRISQGTIKATVLIETILAAFEMDEILYELKEHSAGLNCGRWDYIFSFLKKFRHSDDVIFPDRQQVTMTVPNMRAYSLLAIKTCHTRNAPAIGGMAAQIPVKNDPVKNDEAFAKVKADKEREARDGHDGTWVAHPGMVSTAKEVFDLLVPKPNQIFRKREDVHVTAQELLAVPEGTITEAGLRTNINVGIQYIASWLSGRGAAPINNLMEDAATAEISRAQVWQWIRHPKGILEDGRKITEELFHQIKEEELAVIKSEVGEETFKSGKFEESTKLFEQLIEADDFADFLTNAAYEKLS; from the coding sequence ATGATTACGGAAGCAAAAGGCTTACAAATTACAGGCTACATTAAGCCAGGATATGAACAAATACTTACAAAGGAAGCTCTTCAATTCATTGAAAGAATTGAACGGCATTTCAGTGGAAGAAGGAAAGAACTTCTAGAACGGCGGAAAAGCGTTCAGAAAGAACTGAATCAAGGTAAGCTTCCTGATTTCCTTGAAGAAACGAAGCATATTCGCGAAAGTGATTGGACGATTGCACCCCTCCCGAATGATTTACAGGACCGCAGGGTTGAAATCACAGGGCCTGTTGATCGCAAAATGATCATCAATGCCATGAACTCAGGTGCCAATGTATTCATGGCGGACTTTGAAGATGCCAATTCACCTACTTGGGAGAATTGCATCGATGGCCAATTGAATCTGCGGGATGCAATTCGCGGAACCATTTCATTTAAAAATCCAAATGGCAAAGTGTATGAATTAAATGAAAGAACAGCTGTCCTGAAGGTAAGGCCACGCGGCTGGCATTTGGAGGAAAAACATGTCCTATTGGATGGACAGCCTATATCAGCTAGCATTTTTGATTTCGGACTGTACTTTTACCACAACGCAAAAGCATTGGTCGAAAAACAAAGCGGTCCATACTTTTACTTACCAAAAATGGAAAGCCATCTAGAAGCAAGATTATGGAATGACATATTCGTATATGCACAGAACGATTTAAGAATTTCGCAAGGAACCATCAAGGCAACGGTCTTGATAGAAACGATTCTTGCTGCATTCGAAATGGACGAAATTCTGTACGAGCTGAAAGAACATTCGGCAGGCCTGAACTGTGGCCGCTGGGATTATATCTTTAGTTTCCTGAAGAAATTCCGTCACTCGGATGATGTCATCTTCCCAGACCGGCAGCAGGTCACGATGACCGTCCCGAACATGAGGGCGTATTCCTTACTGGCAATCAAAACATGCCACACTCGTAATGCTCCTGCAATCGGCGGGATGGCGGCGCAAATTCCTGTGAAAAATGATCCGGTAAAGAACGATGAGGCTTTTGCGAAAGTAAAGGCGGATAAAGAACGCGAAGCAAGAGACGGTCATGATGGAACATGGGTTGCCCATCCAGGTATGGTAAGCACGGCAAAAGAGGTTTTTGACCTGCTCGTCCCAAAACCGAATCAAATTTTCCGAAAACGGGAAGATGTCCATGTAACAGCTCAAGAGTTGCTGGCTGTACCGGAAGGAACGATCACAGAGGCAGGATTAAGGACGAATATTAACGTAGGCATCCAATATATCGCCTCCTGGTTAAGCGGCAGAGGTGCGGCACCCATCAATAACTTAATGGAAGATGCTGCCACCGCTGAAATTTCAAGGGCTCAAGTTTGGCAATGGATTCGTCATCCAAAAGGCATTCTCGAAGATGGCAGGAAAATAACCGAGGAATTATTCCATCAAATCAAAGAAGAAGAATTGGCGGTCATTAAATCGGAAGTAGGGGAAGAAACTTTCAAATCAGGAAAGTTTGAAGAGTCTACTAAACTATTTGAACAATTGATTGAAGCGGACGACTTTGCAGATTTCTTAACGAATGCGGCATACGAAAAATTATCTTAA
- a CDS encoding FxsA family protein, producing MKYFLMFIIAMPVVEIIVLLLSGNLIGFWPTLFLIVATGLIGAYLAKRQGMETWKKAQEQIRYGMMPGNEIIDGICIFIGAALLLSPGLISDIMGLILVLPPTRKLLKPIVIRFIMNRMNKGKVTIIQHK from the coding sequence ATGAAATATTTTTTAATGTTTATCATTGCGATGCCGGTCGTTGAAATTATTGTCCTTTTGCTGTCAGGCAATCTGATTGGTTTTTGGCCAACGCTGTTCCTGATTGTAGCCACAGGTTTGATCGGGGCCTATTTGGCTAAACGGCAAGGGATGGAAACATGGAAAAAGGCACAGGAACAGATCCGTTACGGAATGATGCCAGGCAATGAAATCATTGATGGAATCTGTATCTTTATCGGAGCTGCACTGTTGCTGTCCCCTGGGCTCATCTCGGATATCATGGGATTGATCCTTGTGCTTCCGCCAACCAGGAAACTCCTCAAACCGATTGTTATCCGGTTTATCATGAACAGGATGAATAAAGGGAAAGTTACCATCATTCAGCATAAATAA
- the pyk gene encoding pyruvate kinase, translated as MRKTKIVCTIGPASESIEKLVQLIEAGMNVARLNFSHGNHEEHAARIRNIREASEKAGKQVAILLDTKGPEIRTNNMENDSMELVAGNEIIISMNEVLGTPEKFSITYEGLLHDVHPGSKILLDDGLIGLEVLKIDKVRKEIHTKILNSGTLKNKKGVNVPGVSVNLPGITEKDEQDILFGIEQGIDFIAASFVRRASDVLEVSELLQQNGAEHIQIIPKIENQEGVDRLDEILEVSDGLMVARGDLGVEIPAEEVPLVQKQMIKKCNNAGKPVITATQMLDSMQRNPRPTRAEASDVANAIFDGTDAIMLSGETAAGTYPVEAVQTMHNIASRAETALDYRDILSIRSKVNRHNVTDAIGQSVAHTALNLNAGAIITPTESGHTARMISKYRPKAPIIAVTSNDHVSRRLALAWGVYPQIGPKATTTDEMLQTAIDESLHSGLVSHGDLVVITAGVPVGETGTTNLMKIHVLGEVLLKAQGIGRKSAKGEVVVAKNAKEALEKVTEGSVLVTIGSDREMMPAIEKCAALITEEGGLTSHAAVVGVTLGIPVIVGAEDATKVFKDGQRITVDAGRGVIYDGHANVL; from the coding sequence ATGCGTAAAACCAAGATTGTTTGTACGATTGGCCCCGCAAGTGAAAGTATAGAAAAGCTGGTTCAATTAATAGAGGCGGGGATGAATGTAGCACGGCTTAACTTTTCTCATGGAAATCATGAAGAACACGCCGCTAGAATACGCAATATCAGAGAAGCGAGCGAAAAAGCGGGTAAACAGGTTGCCATCCTGTTGGATACAAAAGGACCTGAAATACGGACAAATAATATGGAAAATGACTCCATGGAGCTTGTAGCCGGCAATGAAATCATTATTTCCATGAATGAAGTCCTGGGAACACCTGAAAAATTCTCCATTACCTATGAAGGGCTTCTGCATGATGTCCACCCAGGATCTAAAATCCTTTTGGATGATGGATTGATTGGGCTTGAAGTGTTGAAGATAGATAAAGTAAGAAAAGAAATCCATACCAAGATCTTGAATAGCGGTACACTTAAGAACAAAAAAGGCGTGAATGTTCCTGGAGTTTCGGTTAACCTGCCTGGCATAACGGAGAAAGATGAACAGGATATCCTTTTTGGGATCGAACAGGGCATTGACTTCATTGCTGCCTCATTTGTACGCAGGGCTTCCGATGTGCTTGAAGTAAGTGAATTATTGCAGCAAAATGGAGCGGAACATATTCAAATCATCCCTAAGATCGAAAATCAAGAGGGCGTGGACCGTCTTGATGAAATCTTGGAAGTTTCAGATGGCTTGATGGTAGCGCGGGGAGATTTGGGAGTGGAAATTCCCGCAGAAGAAGTGCCATTAGTCCAAAAACAAATGATCAAAAAATGTAATAATGCTGGGAAACCAGTCATAACTGCTACACAAATGCTCGATTCGATGCAGCGTAATCCAAGGCCGACCCGTGCAGAAGCAAGTGACGTCGCCAATGCCATATTTGATGGAACGGATGCAATCATGCTTTCTGGCGAAACAGCTGCTGGGACCTATCCTGTCGAAGCGGTGCAAACGATGCATAACATTGCCTCACGTGCTGAAACTGCCCTTGATTATCGGGATATATTATCAATCAGAAGCAAAGTGAACCGTCATAATGTTACTGATGCTATTGGTCAATCCGTTGCCCACACCGCGCTTAATCTTAATGCCGGGGCAATCATCACCCCTACAGAAAGCGGTCATACGGCAAGGATGATTTCCAAATACCGCCCTAAAGCACCGATCATTGCGGTTACATCCAATGATCATGTTTCAAGACGGCTTGCATTGGCTTGGGGAGTCTATCCGCAGATTGGTCCAAAAGCGACGACTACCGATGAAATGCTTCAAACCGCAATAGATGAAAGCTTGCATTCCGGATTAGTTTCCCATGGGGATTTAGTCGTCATTACAGCCGGTGTGCCTGTAGGTGAAACAGGTACGACTAACTTGATGAAAATTCATGTGTTAGGGGAGGTTCTTTTAAAGGCTCAAGGAATCGGCAGGAAATCAGCGAAAGGTGAAGTGGTTGTAGCTAAGAATGCCAAGGAAGCTTTGGAAAAAGTGACGGAAGGCTCTGTATTGGTTACGATCGGTTCGGACCGTGAAATGATGCCGGCGATTGAAAAGTGTGCGGCATTGATTACGGAAGAAGGCGGTTTGACAAGCCATGCAGCTGTTGTAGGAGTTACATTGGGCATACCGGTCATCGTTGGGGCGGAGGACGCGACCAAGGTTTTCAAGGATGGTCAAAGAATAACAGTCGATGCAGGTCGCGGAGTCATTTACGATGGGCATGCCAACGTTTTGTAA